The Streptomyces sp. JB150 genomic interval GGCGCGGTCCAGCAGCGCGTCCTCCTCGGAGACCTCGCCGCGGGAGGCGATGGCCTCGGCGCCGCCCTCGGACAGCGCGGGCATGGTGCCGATCAGCCCGGTGGCGGCGGCCTGGGAGGCGCCGATGGTGGGGCTGCCGGTGCCGATCAGGCCGAGGCCCGCGTACTGCTCCAGCTTGGCGCGGGAGTCGGCGATGTCGAGGTTGCGCATGGTGAGCTGGCCGATCCGGTCCACCGGGCCGAACGCGGAGTCCTCGGTGCGCTCCATGGACAGCTTGTCCGGGTGGTAGCTGAACGCCGGGCCCGTGGTGTCGAGGATCGAGTAGTCCTCGCCGCGCCGCAACCGGAGGGTGACCTCACCGGTGACGGCCGCGCCGACCCAGCGCTGGAGCGACTCGCGGATCATCAGCGCCTGCGGGTCCAGCCAGCGGCCCTCGTACATCAGCCGGCCGAGGCGGCGGCCCTCGTTGTGGTACTGGGCGAGGGTGTCCTCGTTGTGGATCGCGTTCACCAGGCGCTCGTAGGCCGCGTGCAGCAGGGCCATGCCCGGTGCCTCGTAGATGCCGCGGCTCTTGGCCTCGATGATGCGGTTCTCGATCTGGTCGGACATGCCGAGGCCGTGGCGGCCGCCGATGGCGTTGGCCTCCATCACCAGGTCGACGGCGGAGGCGAACTCCTTGCCGTTGATCGTGACCGGGCGGCCCTGCTCGAAGCCGATCGTCACGTCCTCGGTGGCGATCTCGACCTCGGGGTCCCAGAACCGCACGCCCATGATGGGCTCGACGGTCTCGATGCCGGTGTCCAGGTGCTCCAGGGTCTTGGCCTCGTGGGTGGCGCCCCAGATGTTGGCGTCGGTGGAGTACGCCTTCTCCGCGGAGTCCCGGTAGGGCAGGCCGTGGGCGACCAGCCACTCGGACATCTCCTTGCGGCCGCCCAGCTCGGTGACGAAGTCCGCGTCGAGCCAGGGCTTGTAGATCCGCAGGTTCGGGTTGGCGAGCAGGCCGTAGCGGTAGAACCGCTCGATGTCGTTGCCCTTGAAGGTGGAGCCGTCGCCCCAGATCTGGACGTCGTCCTCGAGCATGGCGCGGACCAGCAGGGTGCCGGTGACGGCGCGGCCGAGCGGCGTGGTGTTGAAGTACGCGCGCCCGCCGGAGCGGATGTGGAACGCGCCGCAGGTCAGCGCGGCCAGGCCCTCCTCGACGAGCGCCGCGCGGCAGTCGACCAGGCGCGCGACCTCGGCGCCGTAGGTCCGGGCGCGGCCGGGCACCGAGGCGATGTCGGGCTCGTCGTACTGGCCGATGTCGGCGGTGTACGTGCACGGGATGGCGCCCTTGTCGCGCATCCAGGCGACGGCGACCGAGGTGTCGAGCCCGCCGGAGAAGGCGATGCCGACGCGCTCGCCGACAGGGAGGGAGGTGAGGACCTTGGACATGGCAAAACTATGCAACAACTCGCATTGTCATGCAAGCCCGCGCATGATCATGCAGCTCCGCGGGGGTGCGCGTCCGGCCCCGCGCCGCCCCGCTCGCGCCACATGTCCAGCCCGGTGTCCACCAGAGGCACCCGGACGAGTGCGGGCACCGCAGCCAGGTCGTGCCAGGCGGCCATGTCCGTCGAGCCGCCGGTCTCGAAGGTCAGCTCGCCGCCGGTGACCCGTCCCGCGTACAACAGCCGTACGGAGTGGTGGTCGACGGGGCGGCGCAGGCCCCGGCGCGGGAGGGGGCGGCGGAAGGAGGACACGCCGAGGAGACCGGTCACCTCGATGCGGTAACCGGTCTCCTCCAGCACTTCCCTGCGGACCGTGTCGTACGGGTCCTCACCGTGCTCCATGCCGCCGCCCGGCAGCACCCACTCGGGCGTGCCGTCCTCGGCCGGGGAGCGGGCCAGCAGGACCTGGCCGTCACGGACGCATATGGCGTAGGCCGCCACTCTCAGCTTCTGCCGCATCCCGCGAACTTAGCGCGCGGGCAGCGGATTGGCCGGGGAGTACTCGGGCGCGGACCAGCGCAGCGGAAGCGCGGCGGGGGTCTCGACGACGTCCGCGATCCGAAAGCGCACGACGCGGGCGCCGTCCGGCTCGAAGTCCGTGCGCGCCTCGCCGGTCAGCTGGAGCGTCGTGCCCGTCGTCCAGTCCAGGATCAGCAGGCCCGCGCGCGGGTCGGCGGCCAGGTTGCCGAGGGTGAGGAACATGGCGTTGCCCGCGTAGTCGCGCCAGCTCAGTTCGCGCGGCGAGTCGACCCGGAGGAAGCCGGGGTGCCCGCCGCGGTGGCTGGCGTCGGCGCCGCCCGGGTGCACGGTGGCCACGAACGCGGTGTCGGCCGCCGCGACGAACGCCGCCTGCCGAGCGGTGAGCGCGGCCCCCCGGCGCGGCGGCCGCGGCACGCGGTCCGCCACCACCTCGTACGAGGACCGCTTCTGGAGGTACTTCGGACAGTTCGAGAACACCTGCCGCGCCGCCACCGCGAGCCCCCGCCCGGTCGGCTCGGCCACGCCGTTCAGGCGCATCCGGCGGCGGGCGCGCGGATCGAGGGCGAGGGTGCCGACGGGGGTGCCGGGGACCGCGAGGGCCGCCGCCAGCGGGTCGGCCGGGGCCGGCCGGGCCGCGACGGAGATTTCGTGCGGGCCGGTGGCGCGGACGAAGCCGGGGGCGCCGGCGAGGGGCGAGGCCCACACGCCGCCGCCCGCCGGGTCGGCCGCGCCGACCACCAGCAGCGGCTGGAGCTCCAGGAAGGCCGCCGCCACCGGCTTGATGCCGGGGCCGATGGAGCGGCCGACGTGGTCGGCGAGGTCCCGCACGCCGACCCGTTCCTGCACGGCGAGCGAGCCCGCGTGATAGACGCCGGGCATCAGAAGAACCCGCAGGCCGGAGTGGAGCCGTGGGGTGCGGGGGCGCCTTCGGCGCCGTTCGGCGCGCAGATCTCCAGACGGATGCCGTCCGGGTCGTGGAAGAAGATGCCGCCCGACGCGGCGCCTTCCCGGTGGGCCACCACACCGTCGTAGGCGAACTCCACGCCGTACGCCCGCAGCGCCTGCTCGTACTCCCTGACCCGTTCCATCGAGCCGGCCTCCAGGGCCAGGTGGTGCAGCCCGGAGCGGCCGGCGGCGAACGGCTGCTCCGCCTGCTCCCACAGGGCGAGGGCCAGCCCCTCCCCGTCGCCGAGGAGTGCGAACCGCCGGCCTTCCTCCTTGCCCTCGGCCAGCAGCCGGAAGCCCAGGAGGTCCCGGTAGAAGGCGAGCGAGCGGCCGATGTCGGTGACGTTCAGGCCGACGTGGCCGGTGCGCAAGGTCATGACTGTCCCCTTCAGCAGACACGGACGGGGCTGCGTTTTTCTAACCCCTGTGAATGACATTAGAGGTTAGACAGGGCGAGTGCAACCGGTGATTTAAGCTTGAGGGGTTAGTGCCGAAGGAGGCCGCCGATGCCCACCGCCCGCGATCCCCGCCCGCTGACCGGCGAGCCGCTCGCCCTCGACCTGCTCAACACCCGCTGGGTCCAGGACGGCACCCCGCGCGACCTGCTCGACGGCACGGAAGGACTGGCGGTCTGGCTCGCGGCCAACGGGCTCGACGGGCGGTTCACCGCCGACGCGGACACCCTGCGCCACACCCTGCGGGCACGCGACGCCCTGCTGGCGGCGGTGGACGGCTCGCTCGCGGCCGGCGCCGCGGCCGTGGACGCGGTCCTCGCGCACGGGCGGATCCGGGCCACCCTCACCGAGGCGGGACCGGGCGAGGAGGCCGAGTTCGCGGACGCCTCCTGGGGGCCGGGCTGGCTCGCCGCCCGCGACTACCTCACGCTGCTCGCCACCGCGCCGGACCGCGTCCGCCGCTGCGCCCACGAGGCCTGCGTGCTGCACTTCCTCGACACGTCACGCAACGGCACGCGCCGCTGGTGCTCGATGGCCGTGTGCGGAAACCGCGCCAAGGCGTCCCGGCACTACGCCCGGACGAAGGACGCCTGAGGGGCGGGCGAGTTGCCGCGATCGGGTACGAAACACCCATAACCCATCGCGGGTTTTCCCCATACATCCATATCGTTTCGGTCAACCTTCCCCAAACATCGGTCCCTTGGGTAAAGCTGAGCGGTCGTCCGGTGTCGCATTCCGGACGACAAGCGACAACGCTCGTTCCCTCACCTGTAAGGGATGCCGATGACCCACACCCCCCAGAGCGATCCGATACCGGGCGCCAGACGCGTGGCCCGTATCGCCGTGGCCGCCGGTCTGGTGGCCGCGCTCTCCGCGGCCGGGCCGATACCCCTGGCCTTCGCCGCGGACCCGGCCGCGCCGGCCGCGGCGGCCGACCCGGACGTCAAGTCCGCCCACGACAAGCTCGGCTCCGACGACGCCGACCTGCTCGCCGAGGCCAAGGCCGACGGCGACAAGAGCGTGACCATGATGGTCGCCACCGCGCCCGGACAGACCGAGCAGGTCGCGAAGCAGCTGGACTCCGTCGACGGCGGTCTCGTGGGCCGTACGTACGACAAGCTCGGCTACGTCCGGGCGACCGTCCCCACCGGCAAGGCCGACGCGGCGATCGCCGCCGCGGTGAAGCTGTCCTCCGTGCAGGCCATCGACCTGCGCGAGGAGATCCCGCTGGAGGACCCGTCGCCGAACGCGCGCGGCGCGAAGGGCACGAGCGCCACCGGGAGCTACCCGGCCCCCGGCAAGGACACGCCCGCCGAGAACCCGTACAACCCGTCCTTCGAGACGGGCGCCGTCGAGTTCGTCGAGGACCACCCGAAGGCGGACGGGCGCGGCGTCACCATCGGCATCCTGGACTCCGGCGTCGACCTCGGTCACCCGGCGCTGCAGAAGACCACGACCGGCGAGCGCAAGATCGTCGACTGGGTGACGGCGACCGACCCGGTCGCCGACGGGGACAACACCTGGCGCCGGATGACCACCTCGGTGGCCGGTCCCGCCTTCTCCATCACCACCTCCGCCCTCGGCACGGAGACCTTCAAGGCCCCCGAGGGCGCCTACCGGTTCAACTACTTCTCCGAGTCCGCCACCACGGGTGGCGACATGGCCGGCGACCTGAACCGCGACGGCGACACCACGGACGTCTGGGGCGTGCTCTACGACGCCGCCGCCGGCACCGTCCGCGTCGACCTGAACGACGACCTCGACTTCACCGACGACGAGGCGATGAAGCCGTACAAGGACGGCTTCCAGGTCGGCTACTTCGGCACCGACAACCCGGCGACCGAGATCGCCGAGCGCATCCCGTTCGTCGTCGAGATCCGCAAGGACGTCGTCTACAACGCCTCCGGCGCCAAGGCCGACTACGTCAGCATCGGTGTCATCGAGGGCTCGCACGGCACCCACGTGGCCGGCATCACCGCCGCCAACGGCCTGTTCGGCGGCGAGATGAACGGCGCGGCGCCCGGCGCCAAGCTGGTCTCCTCGCGCGCCTGCACCTGGAGCGGCGGCTGCACCAACGTGGCGCTCACCGAGGGCATGATCGACCTCGTCGTCAACCGCGGCGTCGACATCGTCAACATGTCGATCGGCGGCCTGCCGGCGCTGAACGACGGCAACAACGCCCGCTCGGCGCTCTACACCCGCCTGATCGACGAGTACGGCGTCCAGCTGGTGATCTCCGCGGGCAACTCCGGCCCCGGCACCAACACCATCGGCGACCCCGCCCTCTCCGACAAGGTCATCTCGGTCGGCGCGACCATCTCCAGGGAGACCTGGGCCGCCAACTACGGCTCCGCGGTGAGGAAGGACTACGCGATGATGCCGTTCTCCTCGCGCGGTCCGCGTGAGGACGGCGGCTTCACGCCGACCCTGTCCGCGCCCGGCGCGGCGATCAACACCACGCAGACCTGGTCGCCCGGCGGCCCGGTCGCCGAGGCCGGCTACAGCCTGCCGCCCGGCTACTCCATGCTCCAGGGCACCTCGATGGCCTCCCCGCAGGCCACCGGCGCCGCCGCGCTGCTGCTGTCCGCCGCCAAGCGCAAGGGCATCGAGCTGCCGCCGGCGAAGCTGCGCACGGCGCTCACCTCGACCGCCGACCACATCCCGGGCACCCAGGCCCACGAGGAGGGCGCGGGCCTGATCAACGTCGTCGACGCCTGGGACTCCGTCCTGGACGGCGCGAAGGCCCACGAGTACACCGTCAAGGCGCCGGTCGACACCGCGATCGACCAGTTCTTGAAGACGCCGGGCTTCGGCACCGGCCTCTACGACCGCGAGGGCGGTCTGAAGGCCGGCCAGAAGAAGACGTACGAGATCACCCTGACCCGCACCTCCGGTGCCGACCGCGCCGTCCGGCACGAGCTGCACCTGGAGAACAACGCGGGCGGCACCTTCCGCATCGTCGGCTCCGACGAGGTGAACCTGCCGCTCAACCAGCCGGTCACCGTCAAGGTGCAGGCCGCGCCGAAGTCCCCCGGCATCAAGAGCGCGATCCTCGAGGTCGACGACCCGCGCACCGAGGGCATCGACAAGCAGGTCCTCCACACGGTCGTGGTCGCCGCGCCGCTGACGTACACCTACACGGCGTCCGGCTCGGTGCAGCGCAACAGCCACAAGTCGTACTTCGTGACCGTGCCCGAGGGCGCGACGTCGCTGGAGGTCGCGCTGGGCGGGCTGAAGGACAAGAGCCAGACCCGGTTCATCGCCATCCACCCGTACGGCGTCCCGTCCGACCCGACGTCGACGGTCAACTGCTACGCGAACTACACCAACCCGGCCAACACCTGCCGCCCGGACGTGCGGTCGTACCCGAACCCGCAGCCGGGTGTCTGGGAGATCGAGGTCGAGTCGCGCCGTACGTCGCCGCTGCTCGACAACCCGTACAAGCTGGACGTCACCGTGCTCGGCGCGGCCTTCGACCCGCAGACCGTCACCGTGCCCGAGGCCAAGGTCGGCACCCCGGCCGCCGCCGCCTGGAAGGTGACCAACAAGTACGCCGCCCTGGAGGGCAAGCTGGTCGGCGGCCCGCTGGGCTCCTCCAAGACGGCCCGCCCGACCATCGCCAACGGGGTCACCCAGACCACCACGGTCCAGGTGCCCGAGGGCGCGCAGTCGCTGGACGTCACCATCGGCAACGTCTCCGACGCCGCCGCGGACCTCGACCTGGTCGTGAAGAACGCGGCCGGCACCCAGGTCGGCAGCTCCGCCGACGGTGACTCGGAGGAGTCGGTGTCCGTGGCCAAGCCGGCCGCCGGCACGTACACCGTCGAGGTCATCGGCTACTCGGTGCCCGCCGGTTCCACCGCCTACGACTACCTGGACGTGTTCTTCTCCAGCGCGCTCGGCTCCGTCACGGTCGACGACTCCGCGCCGGTGAAGCTCGGCACGGGTGCCTCGGCGACGGTCTCCGGCAGCGTCACCGCCGCCGCGGCCGCGCCCGAGGGCCGCGAGTTCTTCGGCCAGGTCCAGCTGGTCAACGCGCGCGGCACGGTCGCGGGCGTGGGCAGCGTGAAGATCGAGAAGGTCACGCCGTAACACCGGCACGACCTCGGGGCGGGCGTCCGTTGCGGGCGCCCGCCCCTTTCTCATGGGCCGGTCCTCACGGGCAGG includes:
- the argG gene encoding argininosuccinate synthase, producing MSKVLTSLPVGERVGIAFSGGLDTSVAVAWMRDKGAIPCTYTADIGQYDEPDIASVPGRARTYGAEVARLVDCRAALVEEGLAALTCGAFHIRSGGRAYFNTTPLGRAVTGTLLVRAMLEDDVQIWGDGSTFKGNDIERFYRYGLLANPNLRIYKPWLDADFVTELGGRKEMSEWLVAHGLPYRDSAEKAYSTDANIWGATHEAKTLEHLDTGIETVEPIMGVRFWDPEVEIATEDVTIGFEQGRPVTINGKEFASAVDLVMEANAIGGRHGLGMSDQIENRIIEAKSRGIYEAPGMALLHAAYERLVNAIHNEDTLAQYHNEGRRLGRLMYEGRWLDPQALMIRESLQRWVGAAVTGEVTLRLRRGEDYSILDTTGPAFSYHPDKLSMERTEDSAFGPVDRIGQLTMRNLDIADSRAKLEQYAGLGLIGTGSPTIGASQAAATGLIGTMPALSEGGAEAIASRGEVSEEDALLDRAAMESGTD
- a CDS encoding NUDIX hydrolase gives rise to the protein MRQKLRVAAYAICVRDGQVLLARSPAEDGTPEWVLPGGGMEHGEDPYDTVRREVLEETGYRIEVTGLLGVSSFRRPLPRRGLRRPVDHHSVRLLYAGRVTGGELTFETGGSTDMAAWHDLAAVPALVRVPLVDTGLDMWRERGGAGPDAHPRGAA
- a CDS encoding pyridoxamine 5'-phosphate oxidase family protein; this encodes MPGVYHAGSLAVQERVGVRDLADHVGRSIGPGIKPVAAAFLELQPLLVVGAADPAGGGVWASPLAGAPGFVRATGPHEISVAARPAPADPLAAALAVPGTPVGTLALDPRARRRMRLNGVAEPTGRGLAVAARQVFSNCPKYLQKRSSYEVVADRVPRPPRRGAALTARQAAFVAAADTAFVATVHPGGADASHRGGHPGFLRVDSPRELSWRDYAGNAMFLTLGNLAADPRAGLLILDWTTGTTLQLTGEARTDFEPDGARVVRFRIADVVETPAALPLRWSAPEYSPANPLPAR
- a CDS encoding VOC family protein, with product MTLRTGHVGLNVTDIGRSLAFYRDLLGFRLLAEGKEEGRRFALLGDGEGLALALWEQAEQPFAAGRSGLHHLALEAGSMERVREYEQALRAYGVEFAYDGVVAHREGAASGGIFFHDPDGIRLEICAPNGAEGAPAPHGSTPACGFF
- a CDS encoding CGNR zinc finger domain-containing protein, with product MPTARDPRPLTGEPLALDLLNTRWVQDGTPRDLLDGTEGLAVWLAANGLDGRFTADADTLRHTLRARDALLAAVDGSLAAGAAAVDAVLAHGRIRATLTEAGPGEEAEFADASWGPGWLAARDYLTLLATAPDRVRRCAHEACVLHFLDTSRNGTRRWCSMAVCGNRAKASRHYARTKDA
- a CDS encoding S8 family serine peptidase, which translates into the protein MTHTPQSDPIPGARRVARIAVAAGLVAALSAAGPIPLAFAADPAAPAAAADPDVKSAHDKLGSDDADLLAEAKADGDKSVTMMVATAPGQTEQVAKQLDSVDGGLVGRTYDKLGYVRATVPTGKADAAIAAAVKLSSVQAIDLREEIPLEDPSPNARGAKGTSATGSYPAPGKDTPAENPYNPSFETGAVEFVEDHPKADGRGVTIGILDSGVDLGHPALQKTTTGERKIVDWVTATDPVADGDNTWRRMTTSVAGPAFSITTSALGTETFKAPEGAYRFNYFSESATTGGDMAGDLNRDGDTTDVWGVLYDAAAGTVRVDLNDDLDFTDDEAMKPYKDGFQVGYFGTDNPATEIAERIPFVVEIRKDVVYNASGAKADYVSIGVIEGSHGTHVAGITAANGLFGGEMNGAAPGAKLVSSRACTWSGGCTNVALTEGMIDLVVNRGVDIVNMSIGGLPALNDGNNARSALYTRLIDEYGVQLVISAGNSGPGTNTIGDPALSDKVISVGATISRETWAANYGSAVRKDYAMMPFSSRGPREDGGFTPTLSAPGAAINTTQTWSPGGPVAEAGYSLPPGYSMLQGTSMASPQATGAAALLLSAAKRKGIELPPAKLRTALTSTADHIPGTQAHEEGAGLINVVDAWDSVLDGAKAHEYTVKAPVDTAIDQFLKTPGFGTGLYDREGGLKAGQKKTYEITLTRTSGADRAVRHELHLENNAGGTFRIVGSDEVNLPLNQPVTVKVQAAPKSPGIKSAILEVDDPRTEGIDKQVLHTVVVAAPLTYTYTASGSVQRNSHKSYFVTVPEGATSLEVALGGLKDKSQTRFIAIHPYGVPSDPTSTVNCYANYTNPANTCRPDVRSYPNPQPGVWEIEVESRRTSPLLDNPYKLDVTVLGAAFDPQTVTVPEAKVGTPAAAAWKVTNKYAALEGKLVGGPLGSSKTARPTIANGVTQTTTVQVPEGAQSLDVTIGNVSDAAADLDLVVKNAAGTQVGSSADGDSEESVSVAKPAAGTYTVEVIGYSVPAGSTAYDYLDVFFSSALGSVTVDDSAPVKLGTGASATVSGSVTAAAAAPEGREFFGQVQLVNARGTVAGVGSVKIEKVTP